From Medicago truncatula cultivar Jemalong A17 chromosome 7, MtrunA17r5.0-ANR, whole genome shotgun sequence, a single genomic window includes:
- the LOC11410885 gene encoding UPF0481 protein At3g47200, which produces MMASQTIKEKFVELKNSKQTPPNARPKIQRVQEYLRSRKNFEQHYSPKLVSIGPIHHDNPTLKLGEKYKLMWAAKYIENTGLIPEELHKKIADNIDELKGRFSDDVLTLTGNSLQGFECLDEKLSWILFMDGCSLLHILDNIMYLLPMNIKVDQLALVREDVLLLENQLPYEVLKLLWKDEDESGLIKSMRSFHNCIYFVGSEAEKEKEGNGEHSVSIPNESQSETPTHLLDLQRKIILTTSNSKKKINEAKIREWRWKNSEENIPITYRGIEDLRAVGIRLKASATGRPTDVDFTAGWFTAKLTIPVIYVNNLAASTLLNLIAYEMCPDFDNDCGICSYVALMDSLIDHPEDVKVLRSKGILCTVWSDEEVASLFNIIGTDLVANIDKYFYVQLKLREHYFNKYKTWIALGFRTYLNNPWAVIAFLAAFTALALTFIQTWFTVHPANK; this is translated from the exons ATGATGGCATCCCAAactattaaagaaaaatttgtcgagttaaaaaattcaaagcaaacacctccAAATGCACGACCAAAGATACAAAGGGTGCAAGAGTATCTCAGAAGTAGAAAAAACTTTGAGCAGCATTACTCACCCAAGTTAGTGTCGATAGGTCCTATCCATCATGACAATCCAACTCTGAAGTTAGGAGAGAAGTACAAGCTTATGTGGGCAGCAAAATACATAGAAAACACCGGACTTATTCCAGAGGAACTACACAAAAAGATTGCAGATAACATTGATGAACTGAAGGGTCGTTTTAGCGATGATGTTTTAACTCTAACCGGAAACTCTCTTCAAGGCTTTGAGTGCCTTGATGAAAAGCTGTCGTGGATATTGTTCATGGATGGATGTTCTTTGCTCCATATCTTGGATAACATTATGTACCTACTGCCGATGAATATTAAGGTTGATCAACTGGCTCTTGTGAGGGAGGATGTGCTTTTGTTGGAGAATCAACTGCCTTATGAAGTACTCAAGCTTTTGtggaaagatgaagatgagagtGGATTAATAAAAAGCATGAGGAGTTTTCACAACTGTATTTATTTTGTAGGGTCAGAGGCAGAGAAAGAGAAGGAGGGAAATGGAGAACATAGTGTATCAATACCAAATGAGTCACAGTCAGAAACACCCACACATCTTCTTGATCTTCAACGTAAAATCATCCTCACCACATCTAATTCCAAG aaaaaaatcaatgaagCTAAAATCAGAGAATGGAGATGGAAGAATTCCGAGGAAAACATCCCGATTACATACAGGGGCATAGAAGATCTAAGAGCAGTAGGAATAAGACTTAAGGCAAGCGCAACAGGGAGGCCAACAGACGTAGATTTCACTGCAGGATGGTTTACTGCAAAACTGACTATTCCTGTAATCTATGTGAACAACCTTGCAGCCTCTACTTTACTCAACCTGATAGCATATGAGATGTGTCCAGATTTTGACAACGACTGTGGGATCTGTTCTTATGTAGCTTTGATGGACTCACTCATCGACCATCCGGAAGATGTGAAGGTATTGAGATCAAAAGGGATTTTGTGCACGGTTTGGAGTGATGAGGAAGTTGCCAGTCTTTTCAATATCATAGGTACTGACTTGGTAGCTAACatagacaaatatttttatgtccAACTGAAATTACGTGAGCATTACTTTAATAAATACAAGACTTGGATAGCGCTGGGTTTTCGTACTTACTTAAACAATCCTTGGGCCGTTATTGCCTTCCTTGCTGCTTTTACTGCCCTTGCTCTTACTTTCATTCAGACATGGTTTACAGTTCACCCGGCTAACAAATAA
- the LOC11415494 gene encoding UPF0481 protein At3g47200 isoform X1 has product MMSSQTTLEENIVELQIYIDTNQTPQNSRPKIQRVPRYVKNRTKFKEHYSPKFVSIGPIHHGNTDLKLGEKYKLMWAAKYIKNTGSIQKDLYKKIADNIDELKGHFSDDVLTLTGESLEGYHSLEEKLSWMLFVDGCSLLHILEKTMLYEPGHMNVKVDQLVLVMMDVLLLENQLPYQVLKLLWKDSNESELIKIMTNFLDCHHWATLDNKRSRRWQLNQDTTTIPAHLLDLQRNIILIKSTPKIENYKANKENWRMKTIYMNIKDLKALGIRLKSSKTRRPKDIDFTEGWFTAELTLPEIVVDDTSATTFLNLIAYEMCPNFDNDYGICSFVAFMDSLIDHPEDVKVLRSKGILLNSLGSDEEVAELFNIIGTDLVPNPETYFEVKAKMIDHYYKYRTGIVRGYYTYFRIAAFIAIALTFIQTVFTVYPAFKKDG; this is encoded by the exons ATGATGTCATCCCAAACTACCCTTGAAGAAAATATTGTGGAGCTACAAATATACATAGATACAAATCAAACACCCCAAAATTCACGACCAAAGATACAAAGGGTGCCACGGTATGTcaaaaatagaacaaaatttAAGGAGCATTACAGCCCCAAGTTTGTGTCAATAGGTCCTATCCATCATGGCAATACAGATCTAAAGTTAGGAGAGAAGTACAAGCTTATGTGGGCAGCAAAATACATCAAAAACACTGGAAGCATTCAAAAGGATCTATACAAAAAAATTGCTGATAACATTGATGAATTGAAGGGCCATTTTAGCGACGATGTTTTAACTTTAACCGGCGAGTCTCTTGAAGGCTATCATAGCCTTGAAGAAAAGTTATCATGGATGTTGTTCGTGGATGGATGTTCTTTGCTACATATCTTGGAGAAAACCATGCTTTATGAACCAGGGCACATGAATGTTAAGGTTGATCAACTGGTTCTTGTGATGATGGATGTGCTTTTGTTGGAGAATCAACTTCCTTATCAAGTACTCAAGCTATTGTGGAAAGATAGCAATGAGAgtgaattgataaaaattatgaCGAATTTCCTCGACTGTCATCATTGGGCCACACTAGATAATAAGAGAAGCCGGAGGTGGCAACTCAATCAAGATACAACAACAATACCCGCTCATCTTCTTGATCTTCAGCGTAATATCATCCTCATTAAATCTACACCCAAG ATTGAAAACTATAAAGCTAACAAGGAGAATTGGAGAATGAAGACGATATACATGAACATAAAAGATCTAAAAGCACTAGGAATAAGACTTAAGTCAAGCAAGACACGAAGGCCAAAAGACATAGATTTCACCGAAGGATGGTTCACTGCAGAACTAACTCTTCCTGAGATCGTTGTGGACGACACATCAGCCACTACTTTCCTCAACCTGATAGCATATGAGATGTGTCCAAATTTTGACAACGACTACGGAATTTGTTCTTTTGTAGCTTTTATGGACTCGCTCATCGACCATCCTGAAGATGTGAAGGTACTGAGATCAAAAGGAATTTTGCTCAATTCCCTTGGGAGTGATGAGGAAGTTGCCGAACTTTTCAATATCATAGGTACTGACTTGGTACCTAACCCAGAAACATATTTTGAAGTTAAAGCCAAAATGATTGATCATTACTATAAATACAGAACTGGGATAGTGCGGGGTTATTACACTTACTTCAGGATTGCTGCATTTATCGCCATTGCTCTTACTTTCATTCAGACAGTGTTTACAGTTTACCCGGCATTCAAAAAAGATGGTTAG
- the LOC11413442 gene encoding putative UPF0481 protein At3g02645, with protein sequence MSKGPIHHGNKSLKLGEKYKLMWAAKYIKNTGSIQRDLHKNIVDNIDKLKGHFDDDVLTLTGNSLEGFDSLEEKLSWMLLVDGCSLLYILEKDRLVEPGPMDIKVDQLAIVMVDVLLLENQLPYEVLELLWKDNNKSELIKSTTNFLECLWARPGKSQPEKEKDVVPNESQLEKEDDEEGQHNVSIPNESHSKTPTHLLDLQHKMIATASKPKTKSNETADMKGSQEKNKFEMITYRNIQDLKAVGIRLKSSKTQSPRDMDFCEGWFAATLTLPEIVVDDTLAFTYLNLIAYEMCPDFKNDYVICSYVAFMESLIDHPEDVKELRSKRILLNCLGSDEEVAKLFNIIGTDLTTNIDTYYDVRCKINKHYSNRYKTWIAKGFENHFSSPWTIIAFSAASIALVLTLIQTLFTIHPACK encoded by the exons ATGTCAAAAGGTCCTATCCATCATGGCAATAAATCTCTAAAGTTAGGAGAGAAGTACAAGCTTATGTGGGCAGCAAAATACATCAAAAACACTGGAAGCATTCAGAGGGATCTACACAAAAACATTGTTGATAACATTGATAAACTGAAGGGTCATTTTGATGACGATGTTTTAACATTGACCGGAAATTCTCTCGAAGGCTTTGATAGTCTTGAAGAAAAGCTATCGTGGATGTTGTTGGTGGATGGATGCTCTTTGCTTTATATCTTGGAGAAAGACAGGCTTGTTGAACCAGGGCCTATGGATATTAAGGTTGATCAACTAGCTATTGTGATGGTGGATGTGCTTTTGTTAGAGAATCAACTTCCTTATGAAGTACTCGAGCTATTGTGGAAAGATAACAACAAGAGTGAATTGATAAAAAGCACGACGAATTTCCTCGAGTGTCTCTGGGCCAGACCAGGTAAGTCACAGCCAGAGAAGGAGAAAGACGTGGTTCCAAATGAGTCACAGTTAGAGAAGGAGGATGACGAAGAAGGACAACACAATGTATCAATACCAAATGAATCACATTCGAAGACACCCACTCATCTTCTTGATCTTCAGCACAAAATGATCGCCACGGCATCTAAACCCAAG ACTAAAAGCAATGAAACTGCCGACATGAAAGGGAGTCAGGAGAAGAATAAGTTCGAGATGATTACATATAGGAACATACAAGATCTAAAAGCAGTAGGAATAAGACTTAAGTCAAGCAAGACACAAAGCCCAAGAGACATGGATTTCTGCGAAGGATGGTTCGCTGCGACACTGACTCTACCTGAGATCGTTGTGGACGACACATTAGCCTTTACTTATCTCAATCTGATAGCATATGAGATGTGTCCCGATTTTAAGAACGACTACGTAATTTGTTCTTATGTAGCTTTCATGGAGTCACTCATTGACCATCCTGAAGATGTGAAGGAATTGAGATCAAAACGGATTTTGCTCAATTGCCTTGGGAGTGATGAGGAAGTTGCCAAACTTTTCAATATCATAGGCACTGACTTGACGACTAACATAGACACATATTATGATGTtagatgcaaaataaataagcatTATAGTAACAGATACAAGACTTGGATAGCGAAGGGTTTTGAGAATCATTTCAGCAGTCCTTGGACCATTATTGCATTCAGTGCTGCGTCTATCGCCCTTGTTCTTACTCTCATTCAGACATTGTTTACGATTCACCCGGCTTGCAAATAA
- the LOC11415494 gene encoding UPF0481 protein At3g47200 isoform X2, whose amino-acid sequence MMSSQTTLEENIVELQIYIDTNQTPQNSRPKIQRVPRYVKNRTKFKEHYSPKFVSIGPIHHGNTDLKLGEKYKLMWAAKYIKNTGSIQKDLYKKIADNIDELKGHFSDDVLTLTGESLEGYHSLEEKLSWMLFVDGCSLLHILEKTMLYEPGHMNVKVDQLVLVMMDVLLLENQLPYQVLKLLWKDSNESELIKIMTNFLDCHHWATLDNKRSRRWQLNQDTTTIPAHLLDLQRNIILIKSTPKTIYMNIKDLKALGIRLKSSKTRRPKDIDFTEGWFTAELTLPEIVVDDTSATTFLNLIAYEMCPNFDNDYGICSFVAFMDSLIDHPEDVKVLRSKGILLNSLGSDEEVAELFNIIGTDLVPNPETYFEVKAKMIDHYYKYRTGIVRGYYTYFRIAAFIAIALTFIQTVFTVYPAFKKDG is encoded by the exons ATGATGTCATCCCAAACTACCCTTGAAGAAAATATTGTGGAGCTACAAATATACATAGATACAAATCAAACACCCCAAAATTCACGACCAAAGATACAAAGGGTGCCACGGTATGTcaaaaatagaacaaaatttAAGGAGCATTACAGCCCCAAGTTTGTGTCAATAGGTCCTATCCATCATGGCAATACAGATCTAAAGTTAGGAGAGAAGTACAAGCTTATGTGGGCAGCAAAATACATCAAAAACACTGGAAGCATTCAAAAGGATCTATACAAAAAAATTGCTGATAACATTGATGAATTGAAGGGCCATTTTAGCGACGATGTTTTAACTTTAACCGGCGAGTCTCTTGAAGGCTATCATAGCCTTGAAGAAAAGTTATCATGGATGTTGTTCGTGGATGGATGTTCTTTGCTACATATCTTGGAGAAAACCATGCTTTATGAACCAGGGCACATGAATGTTAAGGTTGATCAACTGGTTCTTGTGATGATGGATGTGCTTTTGTTGGAGAATCAACTTCCTTATCAAGTACTCAAGCTATTGTGGAAAGATAGCAATGAGAgtgaattgataaaaattatgaCGAATTTCCTCGACTGTCATCATTGGGCCACACTAGATAATAAGAGAAGCCGGAGGTGGCAACTCAATCAAGATACAACAACAATACCCGCTCATCTTCTTGATCTTCAGCGTAATATCATCCTCATTAAATCTACACCCAAG ACGATATACATGAACATAAAAGATCTAAAAGCACTAGGAATAAGACTTAAGTCAAGCAAGACACGAAGGCCAAAAGACATAGATTTCACCGAAGGATGGTTCACTGCAGAACTAACTCTTCCTGAGATCGTTGTGGACGACACATCAGCCACTACTTTCCTCAACCTGATAGCATATGAGATGTGTCCAAATTTTGACAACGACTACGGAATTTGTTCTTTTGTAGCTTTTATGGACTCGCTCATCGACCATCCTGAAGATGTGAAGGTACTGAGATCAAAAGGAATTTTGCTCAATTCCCTTGGGAGTGATGAGGAAGTTGCCGAACTTTTCAATATCATAGGTACTGACTTGGTACCTAACCCAGAAACATATTTTGAAGTTAAAGCCAAAATGATTGATCATTACTATAAATACAGAACTGGGATAGTGCGGGGTTATTACACTTACTTCAGGATTGCTGCATTTATCGCCATTGCTCTTACTTTCATTCAGACAGTGTTTACAGTTTACCCGGCATTCAAAAAAGATGGTTAG